AATCTAAAAACCCTtttgctgggtgcctgggtggttcagttagttaggcatccaactcttgatttcggctcaggtcatgatctcacagttcatgggttcaagccccatatatacagtgcagagcctgcttgggattctctctctgcccctctcacacactctctctcaaaccaaataaacttaaaaaaaagtttaaaaaccctCTTGCTATAAACCACCTAGAAACACCAGAAAAATAGAACAATCATCCTTTTAAATATGCATCTGGGCATATAGGAAAGTAAGATCCCAAGACCAAAACCAGGGGAAAACAAATCCAGAGCACACAGAGCCAACGTTTCACCTATTCTAGGGATGCTGCCAATCTTGAGTATCCAGGGCCCTTGGGGTTAAGTAGCTACCCAGGGGCCAGGGGTGAGGCCTTAGTACCCAAATGAAATACTAAAGGGGCTACATCTCCAGTGATGGGGTGGACTAGGAGCAAAAGCCAGTCAACGGTAGATAAGTGGGGAATGAGAAAGTTTCCCCTGAGAATTCGCAACCATGAGCCTGCTCTCACAcaggtgtggggctcaaattaaCACTACTTGAGTGATCTGTGAACTTCCAACGGAGACAATATTTAGAGAGATCCTGAACTAGTGACAGCCCTGGGGCATTTGACTGAAGCAAAGGCAGAACCTCTCCCGAGGGGCTTATCTACAGTGAGGCAACAAAAGACTTCCAAAGATAAAGGCCTAGCTGAACTTGAATTCACAATCCTAAATCACAGAGCAATGAGAAAACAATTCACCAAGTATTAGAGTCAGCATGAAACATCACAGGATCAGACCCTCCAGAATCTTAGAcaatgaaaatatagaaataaaacatacaagtGTGTTTAACAtggctaaagacaaaaaaataacaattgagaaaaaaagatgctatatatttttaaaggccatttttatttgtaaaacaaccAAATAGAACTTCTAGAAGTGAAAAATACAGCCAATGGATAGGCTGAACTGGCAGATTAGATCCAATTGAAGAGAAAACTATtcacctggaagacagagctaaAGAAATTACCCAGAATGCAGCAAggattaagaaatgaaaaatatgaaagaaaagagacCAAGCAAGGAGAATGAGAAGGTCAGACACATCTCTTAGGCatacaaaaggaagagaatagagaaaatgcAAGAGGTGCAACACTGGAAGAGAGAACATTCCAGGATGGATGAAATATATTAATGTTCAGATTCAggtgaatcccaagcaagataaataaaactaaaccCACATACCTATCAGATTTGGCATCGTGAAACCacagaacaccaaagacaaagaTCCTGAGAtcagtatgaaaaaaataataagatgagCTACAAAGGAATGACCACCAGACTGACAGAAGTGCTACCTCCTCCAGATGGGCCTGATTACCTACCCCTGGGGTCCCTCAAATGCTCCCCAGGCTTCCATTAACACCACCACCTTCTTTCAATCCCCTTTGCCTCCTCCAGCCAAATAGAGGTACGAAGGCTGGCTGGGGCTCCAGACCCACCTGTCAGTGGCTGCAGTTGGACCAAGGCACAGCCAGAGCCCATGGCCACCACACGGAAGTGGCTGAGGGTCCTCTTGACACCTTCTTGGAAGTCTTTTCGGGATGGGGACTTCACTGGAATTACCTGTGGTGTCAGCCCCCAAGAATGAACAAGCTTCACACACACCTGGCACCTAAGCCCAGACCCTCACTGCTGCTAATAGACAGGGCCATAGTATAAGTAGTGGTTACTTGCCTGTTTTAGGGGACAGGAGagccagcccccccgcccccccaagtcTCTACTCTTGATTCCTCTGTAGGGATAATATATTTGGAGAGTCCCCTTCTACTCCCTGCCAGACCATGACTCACAAGATCAACGCCATCAACGTGTTCCAGTTTCAAAGCTGCTTGGATCTTCCCCTCAGAAGTAGCTGGGATCCCATCAGTGACAGCACTaagaaagaggcaggaagaggTCACAGAGTGGCTTGCCAGGACCTCCCTACTGCCATGGGAGCCTCCCAGCACCACTCACCAGTAGGTCGCTGTGGGCCTCTGGGCTCTCCGTGAGTGGATGAAGAACTTTTGGAGGCGGCTGGCTGTCTGAGGACAACTGGAGAGGAGTACAAGCCCAGAGGTCTCTCTGGAGAAAGAGGATAAATCACAAAACTGAAGTCCCTTGGGCTCACCCCCAAAAAAGGGAGCATGCTTGGGAAGGCACACTGGCCTGCTTAAGGCAAAGCAGTCACACCAGAACTATAACTCAAGACCTCCTCCTGAGAAACAAGAAAGACTTTCTCATGTTTGATACTAAGACTACATAATTTAATGTGCTCATTTTGCCCTGGTCCCCAAGGAGCTCAGAGCCAAATGTCATAACAATTACCCCCACTGCTGAATgtctacaatgtgccaggcattacAGTAGGAATTCTGTGTATAATAGCTCATAAATAACTAAATTCCCCACAAGCCTACGAGtttgtggaatttcagaaatatttcatcCAAGTACTGGCTCTAGTTGATAGCAGTTTTAGAGGAAAGAATATCATGGGTCAACGAGCAATGCCTGCCATGATTATGGTATTGGAGAAGTGACTGCACGCTGAGCATAGGTATGATTagctctattttattattaagggaactgaggctcagtgagttTTCATGCTTTGCCTGTGATCACAGTTTGTGCGTacggatttgaacccagatctgttcactccctccttttccttgcatccttcctctgtgctcccaaACCAACCTGTGGAAAATGTCTAGACCTACTCCCAAGCAAGTGTTCCCTCACCCAAGATGGATACCTGTCCTCCTACATTCCTATCACTGCCCCCACCATCACTTACTTCCCAGATGCTTGCACAACCTGGAGCTCCTGATCCCCAAGCCCCAGGGACTGGCTCAGCTCTGGCAGCACTGAGAACAATGTCAACTCTCCTGGTTTTCCTGGGGggacaaaaaaggaaggaaaagtacaAGTTGCTCTCAGAGGCCTTTGGCTTTATCCCACTGACCCGTTCTCTTCAGTATCCCCTCCCTCAGAACCTTCAAACCCTCTTTCACTACATCCCCATCCCCTGCCCGTACCTGTCACTGGTAGACCCGGTGGCTTATTCAATGTCACTAGAGGTCCTAAAACATATATTACATGAGCATGAGCAACACAAAAGCAGCAGTTAGAGTTTATAAAGTACTTTCTCAATTCATCTTATCTTGTGACCCCACTACAACTCTCAGACCTGAGTTATCAACTACACCCTAAACTgaatttctttctgtccttcgCATATGCTAAGCTAGTTGCTACCTTAGGCTTTTATACTTGCTGTTTCCTCAGTCCCAGATTTTCACATGTCTGACTCTTTCATATCATCTCGGCTCAAATGTTGCCACCACAGAGAGGCCTGAATCCCCAATCTAATGTCTGCCACATGGTCATAATACCCTGTTTTATTCATAGCACTGATCACTAGTAAGTACTTTGTTCACTTATTTCCTGATGAATCCATTTCTGCCACTAAAATATTAGCTCCCTGGGAGCAGGAACCATATTTATCTTGTTCAGCACTGTATACCTgtgcctagaacagtacctggaacAAAGCCTCTACTCAATAAACAGTTGAGAGAATTAACAAATCACTGAatggagactgaggctcagagaaattattttcctacAGCCACACAGTAAGCTGATTACAGAGCCtcgatctgactccaaagcctgtgttttGTCCATCGGTAAACAATTTTTTATGGCAATTCCTATTACCAAGTGCCTACTATGTTGAAGGCTCTCTAGTTATTTGCACCCTCTCACCCCCATCCCCAAGATGCTGAGGCTCAGACAGATTATGAGGCCTGTTCCAGGTCATACCACTAGTGGGAGGCAACACGAGGATATGACCCCCAAAGACTTTAGCAGGGAGCCCTGTCAGCCCCTAGAAGGCTCTCAGCAGCAGGCTCCCCTCCAGAGTCTGTGTGcagctgcccctcccacccctcaccttTCTGGTCCACTACTGCAGCCCTCAGCACATCAACCAGCTCCTCCCGACTGAGGTTCTCTAGCTGCAGCAGCCCCGGGAATGGCTGGCCCCCCAGGGGCCTCGACCGTTTGCTGGAGCCTCGGGGTCGCAGCCGATGTCTGAAAAAGGTAGAGTACGCAGTAGGAGGGATCACTCGTTTCCTGAGAGGTATCCATTCTTATCTCCCCACACCTTATATACTGCCACCTCCTACAAATGCCTCAAAATGCCTGGGGTGAGCTTCCCGCAAATTCAGGCACAtctggccccattttacagaggaggaaactgaaactcagagaaacCAAGTGAGTAGTTTAGGGTCGGTCACACAATAGTGGCGGGATTAGAACCCATGCCTACCTAAGTCCAGATACCACACACACTTTACCCCGGCCCCACCGTCCCACCCACACGAAGGGGCGGGTGAAGGGGTAATCACCCGGCTTCGGTGCCAAAGCCTGGGGCCTTGGGCACTGCGCGGACCCCTGGCCGCCGCCGCCATACACCCCAGATCCGGCCCAAAACACTGCAGCCACCCATCTCCCGAGCAAGGACAGTGCGCATGTGTGGAGAAGGGCCGACCCGCTCTCCCACAGCGTACTGATTGGTCAGATTGCCTGTCAATACGACTAGCGAGCCGGCTGGCTCAGAGGCGTGAGAAGGCGGAGCTTTACCTTCCTGCAGGCAGAAAATGTTTTACTCCCAGTCTATgcttttgaggaaactgaggcacagagcagctAAGGAATTTACTCGCGATGACAGGACTTGTCTTAGGACAAAACAGGAACGAAAGATTAAGGTACTCTGATTACCATCCCAATTCATAGGAGCTTCTGACTTCAAAAAACcacctgtggggcgcctggctggcccagtagGTAGAGGATAGGATTTTTGATccccactttgggtgtggagattaattaaaattaaaatctttcttttaatgtctttttttttttttttttttttgagacagaagagcgcaagcggaggagggacacacagagagagggagacacagcatctgaagctggctccaggctgtcagcccagagcccgatgcggggcccaaactcgtgtactgagagatcatgacctgagcccaagtccaatgcttaaccgactgagccacacagtcacccctaaattaaaatcttaaaacaccACTGTGCCCAATTTTGTAAGGCaaattgagggggaaaaaaaagtccccttTGGTCCAGTAAGCCTGCTTGGAAGAACAGCCTGGTGCATAAtcaatccaaaagaagaaaagggccTGAGGGAGAATGAGattcactacagcattatttatcaaaacaaaatcaaaacaaatctcaaaactGAAGACATAAATTGTCCTATGATTAGCTCTGTAGGGGACATAAATCTAATATATCAccaattcaacatttttttaatgctaattctATACCAGGCCCTGGCATCTCTGAGCTGGAATCAGGGATCAACAAGGCAAGCCCTGACAACAAGAAGTTCACCCAGTGGACACAGATcacagcacacacagcacacCACAGCCCACCTTGCTAAACCCTGTGCAGATGCTGAGAGAGTAAAAGGAGAGGAGCTGAGTGAAATCAGAGAGCAAGTTCCAGCATGTGTGGTGACAGAAGGGTTGTGAAGAACTAGAAATGCACCAGGAGGAACAGGTActgggaagaagggaggcagaggcagggaccaACAGGAGAAATGAGatgttaagtgaaaaacaaagaacatgGGTTTTATCCTATAATTATACCTATACAAAACTTACATGCAGCTTGTGTATtgtttatttactaaaaaaactGTAACTTTCAATTCATTGTTCAGGAAAAGACTGAACATCAACAGAggagtggctaagtcagttgtAGCATATCCATACTATGCAGCCATTGATTAAGGAATGTGTATGTCTGTATCTGCTTATGTGAAtcagtttccaaaatatattaaagcaaaaaaaaagggaggacaAGTGTGACTagaatatgcatatgtgtgtgtgattcatatatatgtattacattttatgCCTTTACATTTCTGAAAGGACACACAAAAACGAGATGGTGTTTGCTTCTGGAGAAGGAATCAGGGGTGAGAAGATGAATAATGATTTTACCCTTTGGAATCGTGTaagtttttttaatcttgatatGTTTTGCTGGTTTAAAAATCTAAGCCAGATATGAAAGACTATATGATtcgtaaaatgttttaaatgccagccaggtgcccccccacaaataattttaagtaaaactaGGTAGATGGGGgagcacctaggtgtctcagtcagttaagcatctgtccgttgatctcagctcaggtctcgatctcagggttgtgagttcgagccccatgctgggctccagggTGGACAtgaaggctacttaaaaaaaaaaaaagaaaaagaaaacacagggcgcctgggtggctcagttgggtgagcgtctgatttctgctcaggtcatgatcttgcggttgtgagttcgagccccgcgtcgggctctgtgctgacagctcagagcctggagcctgcttcagattctgtgtctcttctctctctgcccatccaccgcttgtgctctgtctctctctgtctctcaaaaataaataaatacatgtaaaaaaaattaaaaaaaagaaaacagtagaaatgaatttttttaaaggctatatgattctacttacatgacATTTTAGAAAGGGAGGCAAGCTATATTGGCAAAAAAGAGTCAAGGGTGGGGTGAGTAGAGGTTGGGAAGTAGAGCATAAGGGAACTTTTTGGCATGCTAGAAATGGTGGTTACATAACAGTATGAATTTgccaaaactaaaaaacaaacaaacccaaacttaATTGTCTATACCTTAAAAGGGGAAAATTCATTTTAcgtaaattatacctcaagaaacttatttttttatttttaattcaaagatttaaataatCACTTTTTGAATAGATGTACCCGAATAGAGACAGAACTGACAAGACATTTGGCAAGGGTGCAAGtggtttttatcttgttttgggcTCAGACAGTACTGTGCTTTGTCATAAGGCCCCACAGCATTTTAAAAACCCTCTTCTGAAAGGCCTCCTGTGCTTTCATAATAAGTACCAGCTTGAGCAAAAGTGGAAAGACTAAGGCCCAGGGGCTGGTACACGGTGTGCCTTAACTGCAACAGACCTCTCCTCCACTGAGGGCACTTGGCCATGGGAGAGGCCGTTTCCCCACTTGGACTGGCCTCAGGCTCTCTGAGATCCCGTGCTCTctggaatttttctttcatatacgCTAGCCTCATCAAAGACTGCCCTCTCCTGTTCACTGCCCACAGCTGGTATAACTCCATTAGTCTCCAGGTtcctggaggaaaaggaagaacctAATATTCCCTGAGCTGAGAGGGCTCAATGCCAAGAGACTGTGGTCAGTCACTCAAAACTTACTTGTGAAACTCTGAGTCTTAGGAGGAGGAAAGATTGGACACATTCCAAACTTCTGCCACCCTTAGCCCAACTCGGCTGATGACTAACTTCACCAGAGGGGCAGgtagcttacttaaaaaaaattttttttaaagaaattaaaaaaaaaaaaaaggacacttggctggctcaatcagtagagcatgcaactcttgatatcagggttgtgagttcaagccccagactGGGACTTTTACTTAAAAgcgtttacttaaaaattaaataggcgtgcctgggtggctcagtcagttaagtgtccgacttcggctcaggtattgatctcacggtttgtgagttcgaaccccgcattgggctctgtgctgacagctcagagcctggagcctgcttcagattctgtgtctccctctctctctgtcccttccccactcttactctgtctctctcaaaaataaacattaggaaaaatgtttttaattaaatacataagtacattaatgttaaaaaaagaagaaaagaagaggggcaAGTTGGTCGTAGCCTCTGCATGTGCTTGTATGAACATGGTGCCTCCACATGGAAAGGCCTACCCTGCAGAGCCAGGACAGCACTGAGCCAGGCCTCTACCCATAAATGCAAGAGCAGGAAAGCCCAGAATAGAAACTATTTTCCTGTTAGCTCTGCACCCCTCCCACACATGGCTGCAGGTTTGGATCAGCAGCCAGCAATAACTCTCCAGACTCTAGCTTTGGCAACACAGGCCTTTGTACTTAATAAACCCATCTAGGCTTTATATTCAGGGTCATAAATGACACATTTTTGAATGTGAGAGTCATAGACTAAAGCATAATCACCTGCAAACTTTGCCTTTCATGCTTATCTTGTTTGAGTTGCCCTATTGTGGAAAAATGCCAGCTCACACTGATGAGAAACTAATATTTTTTGTGGCTACAGAACAGCTTATTTTGAAATCCTGAAGTTGACAGTGCTGAACATGAAAGGTAAACTATCTGGCAAGCTACGGAGAGCGTTGATGGAGGGTTCTGGTACAGCCTGATTAGTATGTTCCCacctaaacatttaaaaggatgtaataaaatgtaatactGAGAAATTAGAAGAGTGCCTTAGTCCCGCCCTGCCACTCAAAGCCCTTCTGATAGGCAATTTTATTCTGGAAATTGTCCTTTACTGTTTTGGTTATGTGGTCTGCTCAAGTCTCTGATGAAGCAGACATTAGTTCCAGAAtcaattgcaattttttttttttttttttttttttttttttttttttttttgggcagaAAAAGTCCTGTACTTATAACCCCACATTTTGAAGAATGGTTTGACAGTAGATTCCTCTCCTCCCTTAGACCTTTCCAACCTTCCAGGCAgaaccccaccctcacccccaaagAACACAGGCAAAGATGTATTAGCATAAATAATTTAATGCAAACTCTCTAGTAACATACACTAGTGGACTTGACAGTTCACTCAGGAGTATCAGGGCTGAGGGACCAGGAGGTGGGGAGCGCGATGAAAGTAGAGCATGTGAAAACAGGTAGCTGAGGGGCAGACTTCATGCTAGCCTGCTGGTGACCCGTCTTGGTCAGCTAAACTACCCTGGACAGGAAGTAGCTGGGCCAGGCTAAGAACGCGCAGTTCTCCTTTCCCGGCCTATCCCAGATTTCTGACCTTTTCCCTTGGGAAGCCTTCTTCATTCGAGGTCCTGGGAGGTGAGGAAGGTGTGGCAAGATAAGAAGCTGCCTAACTGGGTTTGTAGGTGCTACTAGCTGAGCATGGGGGCCCCCGGTCTAGTCCTTCTCTGGGGAATGCCTCCAAGGACTTGGGCCTTCACTGCAGCATCTTCAGACAGGATGGGATGAGCGATGGGGCCTTGGCATCAGGGGGCTGCCCTCCCTCTGTGGCATCCAGGAACTGCTGCATATAACACGATGTGCCAAGCAGCACATGGCCTGTGGCCTGCATGCTGAAGAGGGCCCAACGAAGAGCTTCCCTGGGTGGAAGAAAAAGGCACTAGagtcaaaacacaaagaaaaccccTCCCTACAGCCTCTAAATGCTGCCTCCATAATTTCATAAATTGTAGAGTGATGTGTCAACAGGAACAGATGCTGCCTTCCCTTAGCAAATGGGAAAGGGTCTACAGACATTGCCTGCAATCATGCCTTATCTGAGATGTCCGTCACCTCCCTATTTTCTCATGGAAAATTCACCCTCATTTAATAAGacctttaatttttgtaatactGCTTTAGGCCAGCCAGATTAATCTCCATCCCATGGCTCTGTCCTTCATGACCTCTGTTCTAGACTCTGAGACCTTTCCAAGTCATGTGTAGTCTAGCTAATGTTCAGAGCGCTGAACATGAAGATCTTCATGCTTGGTATTGCAGTGTAATGAGAACAGAACTTGAGTCAAATAGGCCAGAGTTCTAATCCAGTCTTATCAGCTGTGTGAAGGTTGGCAAACTGTTATAGTTCTGAGCTTCTGCTTCCCCAACCATAAAATAAGATCATACTATTTTGATCCCTCACAGCGTTCTGAGGTTGAAATAACCTAAGTCACTTAATGTGGAGCCTAATAGGTAGATGAGTAGGGTAAATGTGGGGTCAAGAGTAGCTGGTGGAATGCTTGACTACTTCAACCAGGTTCTTGTCCAAATCTATTTAAAAGAGATAGACGAGGAAGAGTCACTAGGGGTGTTTAGTCCTAGGGGAGATCAGGGaggggaaaacaaaaggaaaataaagactttctggCTGGTATTAAAACTTACAAACTGTTAACCTTCATTCAATAAATGAACTTATGGTTAAGGTGTAGGGAGACAAAGATAATCAGAACTCTATAAACATCTAcacataaaaattctttaaaatgttaaaggcTATACCTGAGAAGTATACCCATTTCTCAAATTAGAGTACTAAGGCTTAAAACCAGCTGTCCAGCCATAAATAGgagggaaattctgacacagactaccacatggatggaccctgaaaacattatgctcagtgaaagaaaccagtcacaaaagagcaAGTACTGTGTAAGATCTCTAGACTAGGCAACTTAACAAGATAGAAAGTAGGACccccccactacacacacacacacaaaagaaaaagaaagtagaacacaggttaccaggggctgggggaagggggagtggaAAGTTGGTGTTTaacggggacagagtttcagtttgggatgatgaaaaagttctggaaattgaTAGTGGTAAccgt
The Panthera uncia isolate 11264 chromosome A2, Puncia_PCG_1.0, whole genome shotgun sequence genome window above contains:
- the RPUSD3 gene encoding mitochondrial mRNA pseudouridine synthase RPUSD3 isoform X1 gives rise to the protein MRTVLAREMGGCSVLGRIWGVWRRRPGVRAVPKAPGFGTEAGHRLRPRGSSKRSRPLGGQPFPGLLQLENLSREELVDVLRAAVVDQKGPLVTLNKPPGLPVTGKPGELTLFSVLPELSQSLGLGDQELQVVQASGKETSGLVLLSSCPQTASRLQKFFIHSRRAQRPTATYCAVTDGIPATSEGKIQAALKLEHVDGVDLVIPVKSPSRKDFQEGVKRTLSHFRVVAMGSGCALVQLQPLTVFPSQLQVHMVLQLCPVLGDHTYSARVGTVLGQRFLLPAESTKPQRQVPDEALLRRLCLTPSQAAQLPLHLHLHCLHLPGMRPGEAPMKLLAPLPSYFSRTLQCLGLHQQ
- the RPUSD3 gene encoding mitochondrial mRNA pseudouridine synthase RPUSD3 isoform X2; translation: MGGCSVLGRIWGVWRRRPGVRAVPKAPGFGTEAGHRLRPRGSSKRSRPLGGQPFPGLLQLENLSREELVDVLRAAVVDQKGKPGELTLFSVLPELSQSLGLGDQELQVVQASGKETSGLVLLSSCPQTASRLQKFFIHSRRAQRPTATYCAVTDGIPATSEGKIQAALKLEHVDGVDLVIPVKSPSRKDFQEGVKRTLSHFRVVAMGSGCALVQLQPLTVFPSQLQVHMVLQLCPVLGDHTYSARVGTVLGQRFLLPAESTKPQRQVPDEALLRRLCLTPSQAAQLPLHLHLHCLHLPGMRPGEAPMKLLAPLPSYFSRTLQCLGLHQQ